The following coding sequences lie in one Prionailurus viverrinus isolate Anna chromosome X, UM_Priviv_1.0, whole genome shotgun sequence genomic window:
- the CLDN34 gene encoding claudin-34 encodes MASPQGANSCQSAGFALATLGWILTITSMGLVEWRVWHIGNTSLSDSGVVCVGMWKVCIYHHAPNTSTSTLCYHYTQEDTYIPLDIRICQNLLLVASILGLMGRVSTIFALKNVCVGSVQRNATFGPLVSGILDIAAGICVLIPVIWNYHSVMNEEGIAFPPFLSLPFKPNTQELGSAVLVAGLSAIMMLSSGLIFLFYRCPIARQVQPQSSEM; translated from the coding sequence ATGGCCTCGCCGCAGGGTGCCAACAGCTGCCAATCGGCAGGCTTCGCCCTAGCCACCCTAGGATGGATCCTCACCATCACTTCCATGGGCCTCGTGGAGTGGCGAGTGTGGCACATAGGGaacacctctctctctgactccggAGTGGTCTGTGTGGGAATGTGGAAGGTGTGCATTTACCACCATGCCCCCAACACCAGCACATCTACATTGTGTTACCATTACACCCAAGAGGATACTTACATCCCTTTGGATATTCGTATTTGTCAAAATCTCCTGTTGGTCGCCAGCATCCTAGGTCTCATGGGGAGAGTCTCCACCATCTTTGCACTTAAAAATGTGTGCGTTGGAAGTGTTCAGAGGAATGCCACCTTTGGTCCACTCGTCTCAGGAATTCTGGACATAGCTGCTGGCATCTGTGTCTTGATCCCTGTGATCTGGAATTACCACTCCGTGATGAATGAAGAGGGTATTGCCTTCCCACcatttctctctctacctttcaaaCCCAATACCCAGGAGCTGGGCAGTGCTGTTCTGGTGGCAGGCCTGAGTGCCATCATGATGCTGTCCAGCGgattaattttcctcttttacaGGTGCCCCATAGCTCGCCAAGTGCAGCCTCAATCTTCAGAAATGTAA